Within Leptospira limi, the genomic segment TGTCACTTCAAATTGTAATCCCAAAAATTGGATGTAATACACAGTAAAAATCAATAGGGAAAATAGTAATCCCGTTCCAAAAAATGGTTTTGATTCTTCGGTTTTGCAAAAGGCATACAACTCTTTCAGTCCAAGGTAAATCATCACCACACCAAAGAGATAAAATTCGATGAAATACCATGAGCTATGGAAGATCATAAACACATAGATAAAAGACAATACAATTGCAGACAGAATACGGAGTGTCGTTTCACTCATAACAAACCACCAAATTTACGTTTTCGAGAATCAAAAAACTGAAGAGCTTCCTCAAGTGAGGTCCTTCCAAAATCCGGCCAAAGTGTACTCGTAAAATACATTTCTGCGTATGCACTTTGCCATAATAAAAAGTTAGAAATCCTTTGTTCTCCCGCAGTTCTGATCAATAAATCTACGGGTGGCAAAGGTGATGTATACAAATATTTTTCAAATTCTTTGGAGGAAATGGGTTTGTCCAAAGGTTCTTTTTTGGCCTTCCGTGCTGCCATCACACGCGAAAAATTACTTAAAATCTCTTCGTGTCCACCATAGTTCAAACAAAAGTTAGCTGTGAGTTTTTTATTTTTTTTAGTCACGGCCATGGCATGGTCAATTTTGGATAAAACCGTTTTGGACAGTTTGTTCCTTGCCCCACTGTGGTGGATGCGAATTCCCTTTGCATGAATGGTATCAAGGCGAGTTTCTATAAACTCAACTAACAGGCCAAAGATGGCTTGGATTTCTGTGATGGGACGTTTCCAGTTTTCTGTAGAGAAAGCATAGAGGGAGATGTTTGGGATTTTGTATTCCAAAGCCACATCCAAAAGGCGATCAATTGCATTTGCCCCTTCTCTGTGGCCTTCGGTTCTTTTTTTCCCTTGGTTTTCCGCCCACCTGCCATTTCCGTCCATGATGACAGCAATGTGGGAAGGGATTGAGTTCAACTTCATAGGAAATTAAAGAGTAGTGATCTCTTTTTCTTTTTCCTTTTCTAAATCTCCCAATTTTGCAATATAAGAATCCGTAATTTTTTGGATTTTATCTTGGTGGCCTTTGACTTCATCTTGGGACATTTCAGATTGGTGTTTTTTTAATTCATCATTGGCATCACGGCGGATGTTACGAATCGCAACTTTTTTCTCTTCTGCTTTTTGTTTCACCACTTTCGCAAGTTCTTTACGTCTTTCCCCTGTTAGTTCAGGGATATTGATACGAATACTAGAGCCGTCGTTATTTGGTGTGAGACCAAGACTTGCAGCAAAAATTGCTTTTTCAATGTCTTTTAGCATTCCTTTTTCAAAAGGAGTGATGAGAATCACACGTGGCTCAGGGCAGGCAATTTTTCCGAGTTGGTTGAGTGGAGTGAGTGTACCATAGTAGTCCACTCGAACATCTTCCACCATCATCGGATTTGCTTTTCCCGTACGAATGGTTCCAAAGTCTTTTTTCAAAGCATCAACTGTTTTGTCCATTTTGGACTGCATGGATTTTATAATTTCATCTACCATCTAGAATCACTTCCTCTGAATTGGAAATCAATGTACCAATTGGTTCCCCATCGATTAATTTTCTTAAATTACCAGCTTTAAAAATATCAAACACTATGATTGGCATATTATTATCCATACATAGACTGAGTGCTGTTGAATCCATTACCTTTAACCGGTGTTTGATGGATTCCATGAAAGAAACTTGTAAATACCTTTGTGCGTTTGGATCTTTTTTTGGATCCGCAGTGTACACACCGTCCACTTTGGTTGCCTTAAGAATCACTTCGCAACCCACTTCCACAGCTCGTAACGATGCAGTTGTGTCTGTAGTAAAGTAAGGGTTTCCAGTTCCACCAGCAAAAATAATCACACGATTTTTTTCTAAATGGCGAACGGCACGTCTTCGAATATAAGGTTCTGCTACGGATTTCATTTCGATGGCGGAAAGAACTCGGGTAAACATCCCTTGTTTTTCGCATGCATCTTGTAAGGCGAGACCATTCATGATGGTACCAAGCATACCCATATAATCGGCAGTGGCACGGTCCATTCCAGACTTTGCTAAGGTTTCGCCGCGGATCATATTCCCACCGCCAACAACCACAGCCACTTCTAGACCTAAGTCATGTACTTCTTTGATTTGTCCAGCGAGTGAGAATGTTTTGTTGGTATCAATACCAAGTTCACCCTCACCGGCGAGAGCCTCGCCGGAGATTTTAATGAGAATGCGTTTGAAACGCGGACTAGTTCCCACCTACTTGGAACCTCGAGAACCTACCAACAGTAATGTTCTCTCCAAATTTTGCAATGGCTTCTTGGAGAAGGTCATTGATGGTTTTGGAGTTGTCACGAATTGATTTTTGGTGGATGAGACAAATCTCTTCGTAGAACTTTTTCATTTTACCAGGAAGGATTTTTTCGATTTGATCCGCTTTTTTCCCTTCTTTTTCTAGAAGAGCTTTTTGGACGTTCATTTCGTTCTCAATTTCAGATTTTGGAATGGATTCTTCGTTTACATACAAAGGATTCATCGCAGTGATTTGAAGTGCGATCTCTTTTCCAAGAGCTTCAAACGCTTCGTTGTTTGCAACGAAATCAGTTTCACAGTTAAGTTCGACGAGAACTCCTGTTTTTCCTGTTCCGTGAACATATGCGATGATTTTTCCTTCACCAGTTTCGCGACCTGCACGTTTTGCCGCTTTCGCTAAACCTTTTTCTCTTAAATAAGTGACTGCTTTTTCAATATCGCCACCCTTTTCTTCGAGGGCTTTTTTGCAGTCCATCATCCCCGCGCCCGTACGTTCGCGGAGGTCTTTGATTTGTTCGGAGCTAACTGCCATTACTCTTTTCCTTCTGCTTCTGGTTTTGCTTCAGTTGTTGCTGCAACTTCCGCTGCTTTTTTTGCTGCTTCTGCATCCACAGGGATGTCTTTTGCGACTGGAGGAAGTTCATCGTCCATAATGAATTTTCCGGACTCATCATACTCACCTTGGTATTCAAGAGCAAGTTGTTCTGCGTCCATATCTTCAGCAAAATTAGTTTGGATGACTTCGCCACCTGTTCCTTCAAGAACAGCATTTGCCATAGTATCAAGGAATAAGGAAATCGCACGGATCGCATCATCGTTACCTGGAATTGGGTAATCGATTGGCTCTGGATCACAGTTTGTATCAATCACAGCAAACACTTTTAAACCAAGTTTTTTTGCTTCTTTAACTGCGATTTCTTCTTTTTTAGGATCAATTACAAAAAGGATCTCTGGCACAACTGCCATATCCTTAATCCCACCGAGTGTTTGGCGGAGTTTTTCTAATTCTCGTTTGAGTGAAAGTGCTTCTTTTTTTGTACGAGCTTCTTGTTCGAAAGAGTTGTTCTCTTCCATTTGCTCAAGTCGTTTCAAACGAGCAATTGACTTCTTTACTGTGTTCCAGTTTGTAAGAAGCCCACCTAACCAACGATTAGATACATAGTACATACTGCACGCTTGTGCTGCTCTTTCGATGGCACCGCGAGCTTGTTTTTTAGTCCCTACAAAAAGAACTTTTTTTCCTTGGCCAGTTAACTTTTTCAAAGCATCATAAGCTTCTTTTGTTTTTTGAACTGTCTTTTGGAGGTCGATGATGTGGATCCCGTTACGAGCCGTATAAACATAAGGACTCATTTTTGGGTTCCAACGACGCGTTTGGTGACCGAAGTGTACGCCTGCTTCTAGCAGACTTTTCATGGAAATTACTGACATACTTACCCCTTTTTTAGTGCGAGATATCCAGACGCTACAAGACCAACGATACTTGCAGGGGTTAGCTGGAACTCGACTTTAATTATATAAAGCTCAAACGATACTGGTGATTCGAACAAAAACCGAGAGAGAGTATTTGTGCCAAACAGTCGGTCAAG encodes:
- a CDS encoding isoprenyl transferase, giving the protein MKLNSIPSHIAVIMDGNGRWAENQGKKRTEGHREGANAIDRLLDVALEYKIPNISLYAFSTENWKRPITEIQAIFGLLVEFIETRLDTIHAKGIRIHHSGARNKLSKTVLSKIDHAMAVTKKNKKLTANFCLNYGGHEEILSNFSRVMAARKAKKEPLDKPISSKEFEKYLYTSPLPPVDLLIRTAGEQRISNFLLWQSAYAEMYFTSTLWPDFGRTSLEEALQFFDSRKRKFGGLL
- the pyrH gene encoding UMP kinase, yielding MGTSPRFKRILIKISGEALAGEGELGIDTNKTFSLAGQIKEVHDLGLEVAVVVGGGNMIRGETLAKSGMDRATADYMGMLGTIMNGLALQDACEKQGMFTRVLSAIEMKSVAEPYIRRRAVRHLEKNRVIIFAGGTGNPYFTTDTTASLRAVEVGCEVILKATKVDGVYTADPKKDPNAQRYLQVSFMESIKHRLKVMDSTALSLCMDNNMPIIVFDIFKAGNLRKLIDGEPIGTLISNSEEVILDGR
- the rpsB gene encoding 30S ribosomal protein S2, whose amino-acid sequence is MSVISMKSLLEAGVHFGHQTRRWNPKMSPYVYTARNGIHIIDLQKTVQKTKEAYDALKKLTGQGKKVLFVGTKKQARGAIERAAQACSMYYVSNRWLGGLLTNWNTVKKSIARLKRLEQMEENNSFEQEARTKKEALSLKRELEKLRQTLGGIKDMAVVPEILFVIDPKKEEIAVKEAKKLGLKVFAVIDTNCDPEPIDYPIPGNDDAIRAISLFLDTMANAVLEGTGGEVIQTNFAEDMDAEQLALEYQGEYDESGKFIMDDELPPVAKDIPVDAEAAKKAAEVAATTEAKPEAEGKE
- the tsf gene encoding translation elongation factor Ts gives rise to the protein MAVSSEQIKDLRERTGAGMMDCKKALEEKGGDIEKAVTYLREKGLAKAAKRAGRETGEGKIIAYVHGTGKTGVLVELNCETDFVANNEAFEALGKEIALQITAMNPLYVNEESIPKSEIENEMNVQKALLEKEGKKADQIEKILPGKMKKFYEEICLIHQKSIRDNSKTINDLLQEAIAKFGENITVGRFSRFQVGGN
- the frr gene encoding ribosome recycling factor produces the protein MVDEIIKSMQSKMDKTVDALKKDFGTIRTGKANPMMVEDVRVDYYGTLTPLNQLGKIACPEPRVILITPFEKGMLKDIEKAIFAASLGLTPNNDGSSIRINIPELTGERRKELAKVVKQKAEEKKVAIRNIRRDANDELKKHQSEMSQDEVKGHQDKIQKITDSYIAKLGDLEKEKEKEITTL